In Acidobacteriota bacterium, the following proteins share a genomic window:
- a CDS encoding carbon starvation protein A yields the protein MLPLIFLGSLLLFGLAYRFYGRWLERRFDVDDRRPTPAHTDSDGVDRVPAPSPVLLGHHFSSIAGAGPIVGPIIAAIAFGWLPALLWVVIGSIFIGGVHDFSALMASVRHKARSVAEIAREYMSPLAYRLMLIFIWLCLVYVLVVFADLTAATFVESGPVASASALYILLAIGFGLCLYRLKLRIWLASLIFVPAVFAGIWVGHKLPLEASRLAHSIGMDPTAFWGVVLLVYCFIASTTPVWILLQPRDYLSSYLLYASVAAGVMGMLFGGLPSAWPAHLGWSSPQIGNLFPVLFITIACGAC from the coding sequence ATGCTACCGCTGATTTTTCTGGGCAGCCTGTTGCTGTTCGGTCTGGCTTACCGTTTTTACGGACGCTGGCTGGAGCGCCGTTTCGACGTGGATGACCGGCGCCCCACTCCCGCTCACACCGACTCCGATGGCGTGGATCGCGTGCCGGCACCCAGCCCGGTTCTGCTGGGACATCATTTTTCATCGATCGCCGGCGCCGGCCCCATCGTGGGACCCATCATCGCCGCGATCGCCTTCGGATGGCTGCCGGCCCTCTTGTGGGTGGTGATCGGCTCCATCTTCATCGGCGGAGTCCATGATTTTTCTGCGCTCATGGCCTCGGTGCGACACAAGGCCCGCTCCGTGGCGGAGATCGCCCGGGAGTACATGTCGCCCCTGGCCTATCGGCTCATGCTGATCTTCATCTGGTTGTGCCTGGTGTACGTGCTGGTTGTGTTCGCCGACCTGACCGCGGCCACCTTTGTGGAGAGTGGCCCCGTCGCGTCGGCCTCGGCGCTGTACATCCTGTTGGCTATCGGTTTTGGTCTGTGCCTGTATCGTTTAAAACTCCGGATCTGGCTGGCATCCCTGATCTTCGTCCCTGCGGTTTTCGCCGGGATATGGGTCGGCCACAAACTCCCATTGGAAGCCAGCCGTCTGGCCCATTCGATCGGTATGGACCCCACCGCATTTTGGGGCGTCGTCCTGCTGGTGTACTGCTTCATCGCATCCACCACGCCGGTCTGGATTCTGCTCCAGCCGCGGGATTACCTGTCGTCCTACCTGTTGTATGCTTCGGTGGCCGCCGGGGTCATGGGGATGCTCTTCGGTGGATTGCCGTCCGCCTGGCCGGCCCACCTCGGTTGGTCCAGTCCCCAGATCGGCAATCTATTTCCTGTCCTCTTCATCACCATCGCCTGCGGTGCATGTT
- a CDS encoding CAP domain-containing protein produces MKPRSIIQIVSVLLFAVPALLGSRPPNMMLHLDVARIELEVFRLVNWARAERGLDSYRYDDGLADLARRHSGNMRDFRFFSHTDHEAHSPDQRRLKYYPELLAVRFAENIATGFGTTESEIAFNLMESWMNSPGHRANILSSDFTHIGVGIAHAAATKYFGTQNFAFPLGKLVSPVKTDVRYGQRVELEFKSMGNLPKDKLRVIVVYPDANAKIVQGDGSYYMGKSFLRPKWRDDMFRASIRCVGGRGTYKIALGSDGEYYPIFIEFRVY; encoded by the coding sequence ATGAAACCACGGAGCATCATCCAGATCGTCAGCGTCCTCCTCTTCGCGGTACCCGCACTCCTGGGCAGCCGCCCGCCCAACATGATGCTTCATCTGGACGTTGCCCGGATCGAGCTGGAAGTTTTTCGATTGGTGAATTGGGCGCGAGCGGAGCGCGGTCTCGACTCCTACCGCTACGACGACGGGCTGGCCGACCTGGCCCGGCGGCACTCCGGCAATATGCGGGATTTTCGGTTCTTTTCCCACACCGATCATGAGGCGCACTCTCCCGACCAGCGACGCCTGAAGTATTATCCGGAACTCCTGGCCGTCCGCTTTGCCGAGAATATCGCCACCGGATTCGGCACCACCGAGTCCGAAATCGCGTTTAACCTCATGGAGTCCTGGATGAATTCACCCGGCCACCGGGCGAACATCCTCAGTTCCGATTTCACCCATATCGGTGTCGGGATCGCCCATGCCGCCGCCACCAAGTATTTCGGCACTCAGAATTTCGCCTTCCCCCTCGGCAAGCTCGTGTCTCCCGTCAAGACCGACGTCCGCTACGGCCAGCGGGTGGAACTTGAATTCAAATCCATGGGCAACCTGCCCAAGGACAAACTCCGGGTGATCGTCGTGTACCCGGACGCGAACGCTAAGATCGTCCAGGGCGACGGATCGTACTACATGGGTAAATCGTTCCTGCGTCCCAAGTGGCGGGACGACATGTTCCGGGCGAGCATCCGCTGCGTTGGTGGCCGTGGCACTTATAAAATTGCCCTGGGGTCCGACGGCGAATACTACCCGATCTTCATTGAATTCCGGGTGTATTGA